The Halarchaeum grantii genome contains a region encoding:
- a CDS encoding complex I subunit 4 family protein, with amino-acid sequence MLIEALLAVTFASAFAVLLAPEKYAGRLAAALSLLPLVGSLYAYATFDASGNAVLGGTPAFETTAEWIQAGAYTIDWHVGLDGISLPLVLLTTVLTTLAVVAAWGDVSERKSLFYALLLFTEASLLGVFSALDFFVWFVFWEFVLVPMYFLVSVYGGPRRRYAAIKFFVYTNVASLVLFVGLMALVVATPVTSFEFGAIAAAVRAGEVGSAFGLAGSTITAVAFLALFFGFAVKSAFVPFHTWLPDAYTEAPTAVTVLLAGVVTKMGTYSLLRFNVTMFPDLLREWALPLAVVAVVTVLYGSLAALAQRDAKRLVAYTSIPSMGFVLLGLVATTSYGVAGATFQMVSHGLLVSVLFLGVGYVENETGTRMLDKVSGLADRMPVAAAVLVAGAFGYMGLPLMSGFAGEFFVFTGSFAAGYANAPLVTAVAMFGIVVVAGYLLRLLQRVLMGPFEAPESVSAVSRRDLAPAVVLVLLSILLGVAPGTLMGMIQNAAGALVGVLGGGL; translated from the coding sequence ATGCTCATCGAAGCCCTACTCGCCGTCACGTTCGCCAGCGCGTTCGCGGTGTTGCTCGCCCCGGAGAAGTACGCGGGTCGACTCGCCGCCGCGCTGAGCCTGCTCCCGCTCGTCGGGAGCCTCTACGCGTACGCGACGTTCGACGCGAGCGGTAACGCCGTCCTCGGCGGGACGCCCGCGTTCGAGACGACAGCGGAGTGGATTCAGGCCGGTGCCTACACCATCGACTGGCACGTCGGTCTCGACGGTATCAGCCTGCCGCTCGTCCTCCTCACCACCGTGCTGACGACGCTCGCCGTCGTCGCCGCGTGGGGCGACGTCTCGGAGCGCAAGTCGCTGTTCTACGCGCTCCTCCTGTTCACGGAGGCGAGCCTGCTCGGCGTCTTCTCCGCGCTCGACTTCTTCGTCTGGTTCGTCTTCTGGGAGTTCGTGCTCGTGCCGATGTACTTCCTCGTCTCGGTGTACGGCGGCCCGCGCCGGCGCTACGCCGCGATCAAGTTCTTCGTCTACACGAACGTCGCGAGCCTCGTGCTCTTCGTCGGGCTGATGGCGCTCGTCGTCGCGACGCCCGTCACGAGCTTCGAGTTCGGCGCCATCGCCGCCGCCGTCCGCGCCGGCGAAGTCGGCTCGGCGTTCGGCCTCGCCGGGAGCACGATCACCGCCGTCGCGTTCCTCGCGCTCTTCTTCGGCTTCGCCGTCAAGAGCGCGTTCGTCCCGTTCCACACGTGGCTCCCGGACGCCTACACGGAAGCGCCGACGGCCGTGACGGTGCTCCTCGCGGGCGTCGTCACGAAGATGGGGACGTACTCGCTGCTGCGCTTCAACGTCACGATGTTCCCCGACCTCCTGCGCGAGTGGGCGCTCCCGCTCGCCGTCGTCGCCGTCGTGACCGTGCTCTACGGCTCGCTCGCCGCGCTCGCCCAGCGCGACGCCAAGCGCCTCGTCGCCTACACGTCCATCCCGTCGATGGGGTTCGTCCTCCTCGGGCTGGTCGCGACGACGAGCTACGGTGTCGCCGGCGCCACCTTCCAGATGGTGAGCCACGGCCTGCTCGTCAGCGTACTCTTCCTCGGCGTCGGCTACGTCGAGAACGAGACCGGCACGCGGATGCTGGATAAGGTCAGCGGCCTCGCCGACCGGATGCCGGTCGCGGCCGCCGTCCTCGTCGCGGGCGCGTTCGGCTACATGGGCCTCCCGCTCATGAGCGGGTTCGCGGGCGAGTTCTTCGTCTTCACCGGCTCGTTCGCCGCCGGCTACGCGAACGCCCCGCTCGTCACGGCAGTCGCGATGTTCGGCATCGTCGTCGTCGCCGGCTACCTCCTCAGGCTCCTCCAGCGCGTCCTCATGGGACCGTTCGAGGCGCCCGAGTCGGTGTCGGCGGTGTCGCGACGCGACCTCGCGCCCGCCGTCGTCCTCGTGCTCCTCTCGATCCTGCTCGGGGTCGCCCCCGGGACGCTCATGGGGATGATTCAGAACGCCGCCGGCGCGCTCGTCGGCGTCCTCGGAGGTGGTCTCTAG
- a CDS encoding NADH-quinone oxidoreductase subunit N, translating into MELPALTPQYVLGLAALLVLAADALWPTDRKNSLLAGIATLASAGSAGIAAWFLAAGVGVTPLSRFDGALAVDQFALFVTVIVGSVAALVSLASYDYVRDEPHRAAYYSLVLLATAGMSLMGAANSLVTGFVALELVSLPAYALAAYLKHDEGSVEAGLKYFLIGALSSGVLVYGIALIYAATGVFGFDALASAVAGNEHVELLGVGIVMVIGGFAFKTASVPFHFWAPEAYEGAPAPVSAFLSSASKAAGFALAFRVFTLALPAGTLADVGVPWPVVFAVLAAVTMTLGNFAAATQENVKRMLAYSSIGHAGYVLIALAALGGPAETFVVGAALAHLLVYGFMNTGAFLVVALAEQWGVGRTFEDYNGLAREAPVACAALAVFLFSLAGIPVGAGALSKLFLFLGAVDSGLWWLAALGVVNSALSLFYYSRLVKAVWVNEPEGDFDIRERPTGIYAAVIVAAVATVALLVGFGVVSDAAFSAASVLVGA; encoded by the coding sequence ATGGAACTCCCAGCCCTCACACCGCAGTACGTCCTCGGCCTCGCCGCGCTGCTCGTGCTCGCCGCGGACGCGCTGTGGCCGACGGACCGCAAGAACAGCCTGCTCGCCGGCATCGCGACGCTCGCGAGCGCGGGGAGCGCCGGTATCGCCGCGTGGTTCCTCGCCGCCGGCGTCGGCGTGACGCCGCTGTCGCGCTTCGACGGCGCGCTCGCCGTCGACCAGTTCGCGCTCTTCGTCACCGTGATCGTCGGGAGCGTCGCGGCGCTCGTCTCGCTCGCGAGCTACGACTACGTCCGCGATGAGCCGCATCGCGCCGCCTACTACTCGCTCGTCCTCCTCGCGACCGCCGGGATGTCGCTGATGGGGGCGGCGAACTCGCTCGTCACCGGGTTCGTCGCGCTCGAACTCGTCAGCCTCCCCGCGTACGCGCTCGCCGCGTACCTCAAACACGACGAGGGGAGCGTCGAGGCCGGCCTGAAGTACTTCCTCATCGGCGCGCTCTCCTCGGGCGTGCTCGTCTACGGTATCGCGCTCATCTACGCCGCGACCGGTGTCTTCGGCTTCGACGCGCTCGCGTCGGCCGTCGCCGGGAACGAGCACGTCGAGTTGCTCGGCGTCGGTATCGTCATGGTCATCGGCGGGTTCGCGTTCAAGACCGCGAGCGTCCCGTTCCACTTCTGGGCGCCCGAGGCCTACGAGGGCGCGCCCGCGCCCGTCAGCGCGTTCCTCTCGTCGGCCTCGAAGGCCGCCGGGTTCGCGCTCGCCTTCCGCGTCTTCACGCTCGCGCTCCCCGCCGGCACGCTCGCCGACGTCGGCGTCCCGTGGCCGGTCGTCTTCGCGGTGCTCGCCGCGGTCACGATGACGCTCGGGAACTTCGCGGCGGCGACACAGGAGAACGTCAAGCGGATGCTCGCCTACTCGAGCATCGGGCACGCCGGCTACGTGCTCATCGCGCTCGCCGCGCTCGGCGGGCCGGCGGAGACGTTCGTCGTCGGCGCCGCGCTCGCGCACCTGCTCGTCTACGGGTTCATGAACACGGGGGCGTTCCTCGTTGTCGCGCTCGCCGAGCAGTGGGGCGTCGGGCGGACGTTCGAGGACTACAACGGCCTCGCGCGCGAAGCGCCCGTGGCGTGCGCCGCGCTCGCCGTCTTCCTCTTCAGCCTCGCCGGCATCCCCGTCGGCGCGGGCGCCCTCTCGAAGCTCTTCCTCTTCCTCGGCGCGGTCGACTCGGGGCTCTGGTGGCTCGCCGCGCTCGGCGTCGTGAACAGCGCACTCTCGCTGTTCTACTACAGCCGCCTCGTGAAGGCCGTCTGGGTGAACGAACCGGAGGGCGACTTCGACATCCGCGAGCGGCCGACCGGCATCTACGCCGCCGTCATCGTCGCGGCTGTCGCGACCGTCGCGCTCCTCGTCGGTTTCGGCGTCGTCTCCGACGCCGCGTTCTCCGCCGCGTCCGTCCTCGTCGGCGCCTGA
- a CDS encoding DHH family phosphoesterase: protein MVSRLVLGSGTVCHAVLETVRERSGDLLVLDPDESRIESLRNEKVAAEVADVTDATDLRRMGGAPDVVFVGGDDPTTNVLAAEAAAEAFPGTYLVAYTGTGATADQRRTLTETADRVCSAGAAILDEVGAVLEHGMDTRVRRLRETLQSVEGTLTVLAHDNPDPDAIAAAVALCRIAESVGVDAEPCYFGEISHQENRAFVNLLELELTRLDPEEEREFDAVALVDHSAPGVNDQLDPETPVDVVVDHHPPKGAVTARFSDIREDVGATSTILTQYLERFGVTVERDIATALLYGIRIDTKDFRREITQQDFEAAATLLPDADVDVLERIESPSISADTFEVVARGIRNRELDGSVLASCVGQIADRDALAQAADRLLAIQGVTVTFVYGFTDGTIYASARGRGNDVDLGEALRAAFDGMGSAGGHTDMAGAQIPLGIFDVLQEEEGETLASVLADTITPRFFDAVRKRGRTATSGTVPAGGRDGDSGSDGGTEGAVDDDSGV from the coding sequence ATGGTATCTCGGCTGGTGCTCGGTAGCGGGACGGTCTGTCACGCCGTCCTCGAGACGGTTCGCGAGCGGTCCGGCGACCTCCTTGTTCTCGACCCCGACGAGAGCCGCATCGAGTCGCTGCGCAACGAGAAGGTCGCCGCCGAGGTCGCGGACGTCACCGACGCCACGGACCTCCGGCGGATGGGGGGCGCCCCGGACGTCGTATTCGTCGGCGGCGACGACCCGACCACGAACGTACTCGCGGCCGAGGCGGCCGCCGAGGCCTTCCCGGGGACGTACCTCGTCGCGTACACCGGGACGGGTGCGACCGCCGACCAGCGTCGAACGCTCACCGAGACGGCGGACCGCGTCTGCTCGGCGGGCGCGGCGATACTCGACGAGGTCGGGGCCGTTCTCGAGCACGGGATGGACACGCGCGTCCGGCGCTTGCGCGAGACCCTCCAATCGGTCGAGGGGACGCTGACGGTGCTCGCACACGACAACCCCGACCCGGACGCGATCGCGGCCGCGGTCGCGCTCTGTCGCATCGCGGAATCCGTGGGCGTCGACGCCGAACCGTGCTACTTCGGGGAGATAAGCCACCAGGAGAACCGCGCGTTCGTCAACCTCCTCGAGTTGGAGTTGACACGCCTCGACCCGGAGGAGGAGCGCGAGTTCGACGCGGTCGCGCTCGTCGATCACTCCGCGCCGGGCGTGAACGACCAACTCGACCCCGAGACGCCGGTGGACGTCGTCGTCGACCACCACCCGCCGAAGGGCGCGGTGACGGCGCGCTTCTCTGACATCCGCGAGGACGTCGGCGCGACGAGCACGATCCTCACGCAGTACTTGGAGCGGTTCGGCGTCACCGTCGAGCGCGACATCGCGACGGCGCTCCTCTACGGCATCCGCATCGACACGAAGGACTTCCGCCGCGAGATCACCCAGCAGGACTTCGAGGCGGCGGCGACGCTCCTGCCGGACGCGGACGTCGACGTGCTGGAGCGCATCGAGAGCCCGTCGATCAGCGCGGACACCTTCGAGGTGGTGGCGCGCGGCATCCGCAATCGCGAGCTCGACGGCTCCGTGCTCGCCTCCTGCGTCGGCCAGATCGCCGACCGAGACGCGCTCGCGCAGGCCGCCGACCGCCTGCTCGCGATCCAGGGCGTGACCGTGACGTTCGTCTACGGGTTCACGGACGGGACGATTTACGCGTCCGCGCGGGGTCGCGGAAACGACGTCGACCTCGGGGAGGCGCTGCGCGCGGCGTTCGACGGGATGGGGAGCGCGGGCGGCCACACGGACATGGCGGGCGCGCAGATCCCGCTCGGCATCTTCGACGTGCTCCAGGAGGAGGAGGGCGAGACGCTCGCGTCCGTCCTCGCGGACACGATCACGCCACGGTTCTTCGACGCCGTCCGCAAGCGCGGGCGCACCGCGACGAGCGGCACGGTACCGGCGGGCGGCCGGGACGGCGACAGCGGGAGCGACGGCGGGACGGAGGGGGCGGTGGACGACGACAGCGGCGTGTGA
- a CDS encoding CBS domain-containing protein, giving the protein MDEPFDASTEGKPRVRDYMTRDVATVAPEDTVGEVSRRIVESDGHNGFPVAQGRKVEGFVTARDLLRADDAAPMFRVMSDDLIVAHPEMDVNDAARVILRSGIQKLPVVDDAGTLVGIISNADVIRSQIERATPEKVGKLLRTLETIHDVRADEERRRVAIDDLVPTQGKVYADELEGRRYELEHGLTEPLVVIDNAGDLLLADGHHRAMAAHTTDVEEMDAYVIVLAERVDLGMARTARNEGLESVEDVNVVDYARHPLVETTERLQ; this is encoded by the coding sequence ATGGACGAGCCGTTCGACGCGAGCACCGAGGGGAAACCACGGGTGCGAGACTACATGACGCGGGACGTCGCGACGGTCGCCCCGGAGGACACGGTCGGGGAGGTCTCGCGGCGGATCGTGGAGAGCGACGGCCACAACGGCTTCCCGGTCGCGCAGGGCCGGAAGGTTGAGGGGTTCGTGACGGCGCGCGACCTCCTGCGCGCCGACGACGCCGCCCCGATGTTCCGCGTGATGTCGGACGACCTGATCGTCGCGCACCCGGAGATGGACGTGAACGACGCGGCGCGCGTCATCCTCCGCTCGGGCATCCAAAAGCTCCCCGTGGTGGACGACGCGGGGACGCTCGTCGGCATCATCTCGAACGCGGACGTCATCCGCTCGCAGATCGAGCGCGCGACGCCCGAGAAGGTCGGGAAGCTCCTGCGAACGCTGGAGACGATCCACGACGTACGCGCGGACGAGGAGCGCCGGCGCGTCGCAATCGACGACCTCGTGCCGACGCAGGGGAAGGTGTACGCGGACGAGCTCGAGGGACGGCGCTACGAACTCGAGCACGGGCTGACGGAGCCGCTGGTCGTCATCGACAACGCCGGCGACCTCCTGCTCGCGGACGGCCACCATCGCGCGATGGCCGCACACACGACGGACGTCGAGGAGATGGACGCGTACGTGATCGTGCTCGCCGAGCGCGTCGACCTCGGGATGGCGCGTACGGCACGCAACGAGGGCCTCGAGTCCGTGGAGGACGTGAACGTCGTCGATTACGCGCGCCATCCGCTCGTCGAGACGACCGAGCGCCTCCAGTAA